Proteins encoded by one window of Lutibacter sp. A64:
- a CDS encoding TolC family protein yields the protein MNYINKIAFAFLLCLTSGFAQEKLTKEDAVNLALENNYGILIAKNNVKIAENNASLNNSGYLPQITASAGANYNLDDTEYTLQNGTVSETNGAESNSYNASIGLNYTLYDGLGRTYNYKKLKEAHNLSELEAQTVIENSLLQVFSIYYNVAQLTEDSKNIKESLSISKQRLLRAKYGFDYGQNTKLEVLNAEVDVNNDSINYINTQRLLANSKRDLNLVLGRNVNTDFTVDTDITFNLVFELNTLIEKAKEYNIEIQKANKNLELSQFDIKINKSNLLPSLSLNSSYGFNKNNNDGTFTYAEQLSKGLNAGLSLNWNIFDGGSTKTSIQNAKIYEDNLKVQKEQTLNELERNVANALEVYNNALFILNAEEKNVETNKNNFSRTEEKFKLGQTTSIEFRQAQLNLLNAQSSYNIAKYDAKNAELILLQLSGELLDTDF from the coding sequence ATGAATTATATTAATAAAATAGCATTTGCATTTTTACTTTGTTTAACAAGTGGTTTTGCACAAGAAAAGCTTACAAAAGAAGATGCCGTAAACTTAGCTTTAGAAAATAATTATGGAATTTTAATTGCTAAGAATAATGTTAAAATTGCCGAAAACAATGCCAGTCTAAATAATAGCGGTTATTTACCTCAAATAACAGCTAGTGCTGGTGCTAATTACAATTTAGATGATACCGAATATACGCTTCAAAATGGAACTGTTTCAGAAACTAATGGAGCTGAATCAAATTCGTACAATGCGTCTATTGGCTTAAATTACACACTTTATGATGGTTTAGGAAGAACTTACAATTATAAAAAATTAAAAGAAGCTCATAACTTATCAGAATTAGAAGCCCAAACCGTAATTGAAAATTCTCTATTACAAGTTTTTTCAATATATTATAATGTAGCTCAATTAACTGAAGACAGTAAAAATATTAAAGAATCGTTAAGCATTTCTAAACAGCGTTTATTAAGAGCTAAATACGGGTTTGATTATGGACAAAACACAAAACTAGAAGTATTAAATGCTGAAGTTGATGTTAATAATGATAGTATTAATTACATAAATACACAACGCTTATTGGCTAATTCTAAAAGAGATTTAAATTTAGTATTAGGTAGAAATGTAAATACAGATTTTACTGTAGATACAGATATTACATTTAATTTAGTTTTTGAATTAAATACACTAATTGAAAAAGCAAAAGAATACAATATAGAAATTCAGAAAGCTAATAAAAACCTAGAATTAAGCCAATTCGATATTAAAATAAATAAATCCAATTTATTACCTAGTCTAAGCTTAAATAGTTCTTATGGATTTAATAAAAATAATAACGATGGTACTTTTACCTATGCAGAACAACTCTCTAAAGGTTTAAATGCAGGTTTAAGTTTAAATTGGAATATATTTGATGGAGGAAGCACAAAAACAAGCATTCAAAATGCAAAAATTTATGAAGATAATTTAAAAGTTCAAAAAGAACAAACTCTTAATGAATTAGAACGCAACGTTGCAAATGCTTTAGAAGTTTATAACAATGCCTTATTTATTTTAAATGCTGAAGAAAAAAATGTGGAAACAAATAAAAATAACTTTTCTAGAACAGAAGAAAAATTTAAATTAGGTCAAACTACCTCTATAGAGTTTAGACAAGCGCAATTAAATTTATTAAATGCACAATCTAGTTATAACATTGCTAAATACGATGCTAAAAATGCAGAATTAATATTGCTACAACTTTCAGGAGAGCTATTAGATACCGATTTTTAA
- a CDS encoding efflux RND transporter permease subunit: MKKIITYFIKYPVAVNIFIIAFIIFGIVGVFSMKSSFFPLSDSDSISISVSYPGASPEEMEEGIVLKIEDNLKGIVGVDRVTSVSRENSASISIEVEKGKDVDVVLADVKNAVDRVPSFPSGMEPAVISKIESVRETISFTVSGDNIPLATLKQYGRTIENDIRGIEGISQVSLTGFPDEEIDIALKESDLRAYNITFQEVAQAVANANILISGGNIKTTEEDYLIRARNKKYQGIELLNIPVKSDNSGNIIRLSDVAEVRDTWSETPDRVYFNGEVALNISITNTNSEDLIKSANIVNEYIDKFNQQYTNVKIDVTSDRSITLMQRTELLVNNGIVGILLVLLFLSLFLNPRLAFWVAAGLPISFFGMFVFAPMLDITINILSLFGMIIVIGILVDDGIVIGENIYNHYEKGKSPIRAAIDGTVEVIPPIVSAIITTLLAFSTFYFLDGRIGKFFGEVSSVVILTLLISLLEALIILPAHIAHSKALVRKEKKKSKINQFFSAINTKSETFLFLIRDKIYAPFLRFFLRNKIAGFAIPLSLLIFTIYGIQGGIIKTDFFPKVASDRVSINLTMPQGTNEKVTDSIISEIEKAVWLVSEEYTEKQSDHQRVVQNVIKRIGPGTSNASLTVNLLPGESREFSSTEITNTIREKAGTFYGTESLTYGSGGRFGGSPVSVSLLGNNISELKAAKNDLKAALSLDSDLKDISDNDPQGIKEVQIKLKNDAYILGLNLQTVMSQVRAGFFGYQAQRFQRGQDEIKVWVRYLKEDRSSIKDLDNMWITTPTGDRVPFSEIATYTIQRGEVAINHLAGKREIQVNADLQDPDGSAVDAIEKIKTTIIPEILSKYPTVSALYEGQNREANKTSSSAAKTFPIILLLIYFTIAFTFRSYDQPLLLMIMIPFSLIGVGWGHWIHGFPINVLSGLGIIALIGILVNDGLVLIGKVNSNLKQGLKYDQALYKAGISRFRAIFLTSLTTIAGLAPLLLEKSRQAQFLKPMALSISYGIGVATVLTLVMLPLLLSLGNSIKVFFKWLRTGKKVTKEEVERAIIESNIEEDELY, from the coding sequence ATGAAAAAAATAATTACATATTTTATAAAATACCCAGTTGCAGTTAATATTTTTATTATTGCATTTATAATTTTTGGGATTGTTGGAGTATTTTCAATGAAATCTTCCTTTTTTCCACTATCAGATTCAGATAGTATCAGCATTAGCGTATCCTATCCTGGAGCATCTCCTGAAGAAATGGAAGAAGGTATTGTTCTTAAAATTGAAGATAACTTAAAAGGTATAGTTGGTGTAGATAGAGTTACTTCTGTTTCTCGTGAAAATTCAGCTTCTATTAGTATTGAAGTTGAAAAAGGAAAAGATGTAGATGTAGTTTTAGCAGATGTAAAAAATGCAGTAGATAGAGTTCCCTCCTTCCCTTCTGGTATGGAACCTGCGGTTATTTCAAAAATTGAAAGTGTTAGAGAAACTATTTCTTTTACAGTAAGCGGAGACAATATACCGCTAGCTACTTTAAAACAATATGGTAGAACTATAGAAAATGACATTAGAGGTATAGAAGGTATTTCTCAAGTTTCATTAACTGGTTTCCCTGATGAAGAAATTGACATTGCCCTTAAAGAAAGTGATTTAAGAGCTTACAATATAACTTTTCAAGAAGTGGCTCAAGCAGTTGCAAATGCTAATATTTTAATTTCTGGTGGAAATATTAAAACTACTGAAGAAGATTATTTAATTAGAGCTAGAAACAAAAAATATCAAGGTATAGAACTCTTAAATATTCCAGTAAAAAGCGACAATTCTGGAAATATTATAAGACTAAGTGATGTAGCTGAAGTAAGAGATACTTGGTCTGAAACTCCAGATAGAGTCTATTTTAATGGTGAAGTTGCTTTAAATATTTCAATAACCAACACTAATAGTGAAGATCTAATAAAATCTGCAAATATTGTAAACGAGTATATCGATAAATTTAATCAACAATATACCAATGTAAAAATTGATGTTACTAGTGACCGCTCAATTACATTAATGCAACGTACAGAATTACTTGTAAACAATGGAATTGTTGGAATTTTATTAGTGCTTTTATTTTTATCGCTCTTTTTAAATCCAAGATTGGCTTTTTGGGTAGCCGCAGGTTTACCAATCTCGTTTTTTGGAATGTTTGTTTTTGCTCCAATGTTAGATATTACAATTAATATTTTATCGCTATTTGGAATGATTATAGTTATTGGTATTTTAGTTGATGATGGAATTGTTATTGGAGAAAATATTTACAATCACTACGAAAAAGGCAAAAGCCCTATTAGAGCTGCAATAGATGGAACTGTTGAAGTAATCCCTCCTATTGTTTCAGCAATTATAACAACCTTATTAGCTTTTTCTACATTTTATTTTTTAGATGGTAGAATTGGTAAGTTTTTTGGCGAAGTTTCTTCTGTAGTTATTCTCACTCTGTTAATTTCATTACTTGAAGCTTTAATTATTTTACCAGCCCATATTGCACATTCAAAAGCACTGGTTAGAAAAGAAAAAAAGAAATCTAAAATCAATCAATTTTTCTCAGCAATTAATACTAAATCTGAAACATTTTTATTTTTAATTAGAGATAAAATATACGCTCCTTTTTTACGATTCTTCTTAAGAAATAAAATTGCTGGTTTTGCAATTCCATTATCTTTATTAATTTTTACAATATATGGAATTCAAGGAGGTATTATTAAAACAGATTTTTTTCCAAAAGTTGCTAGTGATAGAGTTAGTATAAATTTAACAATGCCACAAGGTACTAATGAAAAAGTTACAGATTCTATAATTTCTGAAATTGAAAAAGCTGTTTGGTTGGTAAGTGAAGAATATACCGAAAAACAATCTGACCACCAAAGAGTTGTGCAAAATGTAATAAAACGTATAGGACCTGGAACTTCAAATGCTTCATTAACCGTAAATTTATTACCTGGTGAATCTAGAGAATTTTCTTCAACAGAAATAACAAATACCATTAGAGAAAAAGCAGGAACTTTTTATGGTACAGAAAGTTTAACCTATGGCTCTGGTGGCCGTTTTGGAGGAAGTCCAGTATCTGTATCTCTTTTGGGAAACAATATCAGCGAATTAAAAGCTGCTAAAAACGACCTTAAAGCTGCTTTAAGTTTAGATTCTGATTTAAAAGATATTTCAGACAACGACCCACAAGGTATTAAAGAAGTTCAAATTAAATTAAAAAACGATGCTTATATATTAGGCTTAAACTTACAAACTGTAATGAGTCAAGTTAGAGCCGGTTTTTTTGGCTACCAAGCACAACGTTTTCAACGTGGACAAGATGAAATTAAAGTTTGGGTGCGTTATTTAAAAGAAGATAGATCTTCTATTAAAGATTTAGACAATATGTGGATTACAACACCAACTGGAGATAGAGTTCCTTTTAGTGAAATTGCCACATATACCATACAAAGAGGAGAAGTAGCTATAAATCACTTAGCTGGTAAAAGAGAAATTCAAGTAAATGCAGATTTACAAGATCCTGACGGAAGTGCTGTAGATGCTATAGAAAAAATAAAAACAACTATAATTCCTGAAATTCTATCTAAATACCCAACAGTTTCTGCTCTTTATGAAGGACAAAATAGAGAAGCCAATAAAACTTCTAGCTCAGCTGCTAAAACATTTCCTATAATTTTATTGCTAATTTATTTTACAATAGCCTTTACATTTAGATCGTACGATCAACCTTTGTTATTAATGATAATGATACCTTTTAGTTTAATTGGTGTTGGTTGGGGCCATTGGATTCACGGTTTTCCAATTAATGTTTTATCTGGATTAGGAATAATTGCACTTATAGGTATTTTAGTAAACGATGGTTTAGTGCTTATTGGAAAAGTAAACTCTAATTTAAAACAAGGTTTAAAATACGATCAAGCTTTGTATAAAGCAGGTATTTCTAGATTTAGAGCAATCTTTTTAACTTCATTAACAACAATTGCAGGTTTAGCTCCACTCCTATTAGAAAAAAGTAGACAAGCACAATTTTTAAAACCAATGGCATTATCAATATCTTATGGTATTGGCGTAGCTACCGTTTTAACATTGGTTATGTTACCTCTTTTATTATCTCTAGGTAATTCTATAAAAGTCTTTTTTAAATGGCTAAGAACAGGAAAAAAAGTAACCAAAGAAGAAGTAGAAAGAGCAATTATTGAATCAAATATTGAAGAAGATGAATTATATTAA
- a CDS encoding efflux RND transporter periplasmic adaptor subunit, which yields MRKIIITIGSLLLIALSIIGGTAIVNNSKKGNPTFDKIVSTVYAKKIKNNAIPVVITTSGSITASNKIELYSEVQGILKTTSKEFKEGTEFAKNEAIISINSDEFYANLKAQKSNLFNVITAIMPDIQLDYPNEYEKWKSYLNSFDINKPIPKLPDTNSEKEKFFISGRGIITTYYNVKNLEVKHGKYTLRAPFKGILTEVMVTQGSLVRSGQKLGEFIDPSIYEMEVNINLTYANLLKKGNTVSIYNQNKTNVWEAKVVRVNGKVDQTTQTVKAFLQVKGEQLREGMYLTADLETKSIENAIEVSRQLLVDDTKLFTIKDSTLNLVTVKPVYFNDNTVIVQGLENGTNILSKPLPGAYNGMLVKTINETTNNE from the coding sequence ATGAGAAAAATAATTATTACAATTGGAAGCCTTTTACTAATTGCGCTATCAATTATTGGAGGTACAGCAATTGTAAACAACAGTAAAAAGGGCAACCCAACTTTCGATAAAATTGTAAGTACCGTTTATGCTAAAAAAATTAAAAACAACGCTATTCCTGTTGTTATAACTACTAGCGGAAGTATAACTGCTAGTAATAAAATTGAATTGTATTCTGAAGTACAAGGTATTTTAAAAACAACTTCTAAAGAATTTAAAGAAGGAACAGAGTTTGCAAAAAATGAAGCTATTATTTCTATTAATAGCGATGAGTTTTATGCCAATTTAAAAGCTCAAAAAAGTAATTTATTTAATGTTATTACTGCAATAATGCCAGATATTCAGTTAGATTACCCTAATGAATATGAAAAATGGAAGTCGTACCTAAATAGTTTCGATATTAATAAACCAATACCTAAACTTCCTGATACAAATTCAGAAAAAGAAAAATTCTTTATTTCTGGAAGAGGCATTATTACAACTTATTACAATGTTAAAAATTTAGAGGTTAAACATGGTAAATATACTTTAAGAGCTCCTTTTAAAGGTATTTTAACAGAAGTAATGGTTACACAAGGTTCTTTGGTTAGATCTGGTCAAAAATTAGGCGAATTTATAGATCCATCTATATATGAAATGGAAGTTAATATAAACCTAACCTATGCTAATTTACTAAAAAAAGGAAATACCGTTAGTATTTACAACCAAAATAAAACTAATGTTTGGGAAGCTAAAGTGGTTAGGGTAAATGGTAAAGTAGACCAAACTACACAAACAGTAAAAGCTTTTTTACAAGTTAAAGGAGAACAACTAAGAGAAGGTATGTATTTAACTGCAGATCTAGAAACCAAATCTATTGAAAATGCCATAGAAGTATCTAGACAATTATTAGTAGATGATACAAAACTATTCACAATAAAAGATTCTACACTAAATTTAGTAACTGTAAAACCGGTATATTTTAATGATAACACCGTAATTGTACAAGGTTTAGAAAATGGCACAAACATCTTATCTAAACCACTTCCAGGTGCTTATAATGGTATGTTAGTTAAAACTATTAATGAAACTACCAACAACGAATAA
- a CDS encoding MarR family winged helix-turn-helix transcriptional regulator — protein sequence MLTLINIVAHTTISLNTIFAKKLNILFLEHSIFPWIGITAKMHASYINKIFKEHTIDLTKEQFVVLKVLTENNCKPQHDIALITESDKTSFSRLISTMEKKGLISRKPIKKDKRVKNICLTSLGEELYAITLPIIKKSFEQLQEGITNSEISQAIETIKKIQLNITQEHSLKL from the coding sequence TTGTTAACACTAATTAACATAGTTGCACATACAACTATATCATTAAATACTATATTTGCAAAAAAATTAAATATTTTGTTTTTAGAACATTCAATTTTTCCGTGGATAGGTATTACAGCAAAAATGCACGCTTCCTATATAAATAAAATTTTTAAAGAACATACAATTGATTTAACTAAAGAGCAATTTGTAGTTCTAAAAGTCTTAACTGAAAATAATTGTAAGCCTCAACACGATATTGCTTTAATTACCGAAAGCGATAAAACTTCTTTTTCTAGATTAATTTCTACTATGGAAAAAAAAGGCCTTATATCTAGAAAACCTATAAAAAAGGATAAAAGAGTAAAAAATATTTGTTTAACAAGCTTAGGTGAAGAACTCTACGCTATAACATTACCAATAATTAAAAAATCTTTTGAGCAACTTCAAGAAGGCATTACAAATTCAGAAATTTCTCAAGCAATAGAAACTATAAAAAAAATACAACTTAATATAACCCAAGAACATTCACTTAAATTATGA
- the bshB1 gene encoding bacillithiol biosynthesis deacetylase BshB1, with product MKLDILAIGAHPDDVELGCGATILKEISLGKKVGILDLTRGELGTRGSAEIRAIEAKNAAKILGVEVRENLAFSDGFFVNDKEHQLEIIKIIRKYKPTIVLCNAFDDRHIDHSKGSKLVSDACFLSGLIKIETKLDGEVQEAWRPKQVYHYIQWKNIEPDFVVDVSGFIETKLEAVKAYSSQFYDPKSNEPTSPITSKNFLDSIIYRAQDLGRLIGTSHAEGFNTERYVAVENLDKLI from the coding sequence ATGAAATTAGATATTTTAGCAATTGGTGCGCATCCAGATGATGTTGAATTAGGTTGTGGAGCAACAATATTAAAAGAAATTTCTTTAGGGAAAAAAGTTGGGATTTTAGATTTAACAAGAGGAGAACTTGGAACAAGAGGGTCTGCTGAAATTAGAGCTATTGAAGCTAAAAATGCAGCAAAAATATTAGGAGTTGAAGTTCGAGAAAATTTAGCTTTTTCAGATGGATTTTTTGTTAATGATAAAGAACATCAGCTTGAAATTATTAAAATAATAAGAAAATATAAACCTACAATTGTATTGTGTAATGCTTTTGATGATAGACATATAGACCATTCTAAAGGAAGTAAATTAGTATCTGATGCTTGTTTTTTATCGGGTTTAATTAAAATTGAAACTAAATTAGATGGAGAAGTTCAAGAAGCTTGGAGACCAAAACAAGTGTATCATTACATTCAATGGAAAAATATTGAACCAGATTTTGTAGTTGATGTTTCTGGCTTTATAGAAACTAAGTTAGAAGCTGTAAAAGCTTATAGTTCTCAGTTTTATGATCCAAAGAGTAATGAGCCAACTTCACCTATTACAAGTAAAAACTTTTTAGATAGTATTATTTATAGAGCCCAAGACTTGGGTAGATTGATTGGAACTTCTCACGCAGAAGGTTTTAACACAGAGCGTTATGTTGCTGTAGAAAATTTAGATAAATTAATTTAA
- the uvrA gene encoding excinuclease ABC subunit UvrA produces the protein MTKNLAELNPKENILIKGASLHNLKNIDVAIPRNKLVVITGLSGSGKSSLAFDTLFAEGQRRYVESLSSYARQFLGRLNKPKVDYIKGIAPAIAIEQKVNSTNPRSTVGTSTEIYDYLKLLFARIGKTYSPISGNEVKKHTVSNVINHIKKTPLKTKLLLLAPVQIPEERSVLQTLKILAQQGYARIKYKNKILRIETITEEIDRDFYLVIDRIIVKDDEDFYNRLGDAIQTAFFEGKGACIIQNLETKNETLFNNKFELDGLQFLEPNTHLFSFNNPYGACPTCEGYGNVIGVDEDLVIPNTALSIYEDAILPWKTDTFSHYKNDLISHAYKFDIPIHKPWFELTEAQKALIWDGNKYFNGLTHFFKHLEEKSYKIQYRVMLSRYRGKTKCTTCKGKRLREETNYVKINSKSINQLVDVPLNELATFFKNLKLDVYEEKIAKRLLVEINNRLQFLNDVGLNYLTLNRTSNTLSGGESQRINLATSLGSSLVGSMYILDEPSIGLHPKDTERLIKVLKDLRNLGNTVIVVEHDEDIMKAADLIIDIGPEAGTFGGEIVAEGTYKEILKSNSLTAHYLNNTQQIEVPKTRRTSKNAVTVIGARENNLKNINVTFPLNCLTVITGVSGSGKSTLVSKILFPAIQKKIGGYGEKVGQFTEITGNFKSIEHIEFINQNPIGRSSRSNPVTYIKAYDDIRALFASEKLSKIRNYQPKHFSFNVEGGRCEVCKGEGEVTVEMQFMADVHLECEACKGMRFKKEILEVKFYKKNINDILNSTIDDAISFFKEHNETKIVKKLQPLQDVGLGYVTLGQSSSTLSGGEAQRIKLASFLVKGTRQSKSLFIFDEPTTGLHFHDIKKLLKSFNALIKNGHSIIVIEHNIDLIKCADYIIDLGKEGGKNGGSLLFQGTPEALIKCKGSLTAPYLAEKLNV, from the coding sequence ATGACCAAAAACCTTGCCGAATTAAACCCAAAAGAAAATATTCTAATAAAAGGAGCCTCTCTTCATAACTTAAAAAATATTGATGTTGCAATTCCTAGAAATAAATTGGTTGTAATTACAGGACTTTCTGGTTCTGGAAAATCTAGTTTAGCATTCGATACTTTATTTGCAGAAGGACAACGTAGATACGTTGAAAGCTTGTCATCGTACGCACGTCAGTTTTTAGGCAGATTAAACAAACCTAAAGTAGATTATATAAAAGGTATTGCTCCAGCTATTGCTATTGAACAAAAAGTAAACTCCACAAATCCTAGATCTACCGTTGGAACCTCAACAGAAATTTACGATTATTTAAAACTTTTGTTTGCTAGAATTGGTAAAACCTACTCTCCTATTTCTGGAAATGAAGTAAAAAAACACACCGTTAGCAACGTAATTAATCATATAAAAAAAACACCCTTAAAAACAAAATTATTACTGCTTGCTCCTGTACAAATACCAGAAGAAAGAAGTGTTCTTCAAACATTAAAAATACTTGCTCAACAAGGCTATGCAAGAATAAAATATAAAAATAAAATTCTTAGAATTGAAACTATTACAGAAGAAATTGATCGTGATTTTTATCTAGTAATAGACAGAATAATAGTAAAGGATGATGAAGATTTTTACAACCGTTTAGGCGATGCTATTCAAACTGCTTTTTTTGAAGGAAAAGGAGCTTGTATTATTCAAAATTTAGAAACCAAAAACGAAACCTTATTCAATAATAAATTTGAATTAGATGGTCTTCAATTTTTAGAACCAAATACACATTTATTCAGTTTTAACAATCCTTATGGAGCCTGCCCAACTTGCGAAGGTTATGGTAATGTTATTGGAGTTGATGAAGATTTAGTAATTCCAAATACAGCACTCTCTATTTATGAAGATGCTATACTTCCTTGGAAAACAGATACATTTAGCCATTATAAAAACGACTTAATATCACACGCATATAAATTTGATATTCCAATTCATAAACCTTGGTTCGAACTAACCGAAGCTCAAAAAGCACTTATTTGGGATGGTAATAAATACTTTAACGGATTAACACATTTTTTTAAGCATTTAGAAGAAAAAAGTTACAAAATTCAATACCGAGTAATGCTTTCTCGCTACCGAGGAAAAACTAAATGTACTACTTGTAAAGGTAAAAGGTTAAGAGAAGAAACCAATTATGTAAAAATTAATTCTAAAAGTATTAACCAATTAGTTGACGTACCTTTAAATGAATTAGCAACATTCTTTAAAAACCTAAAACTTGATGTTTATGAAGAAAAAATAGCGAAACGTTTATTGGTTGAAATCAATAACAGGTTGCAATTTTTAAATGATGTAGGCTTAAATTATTTAACTTTAAACAGAACTTCAAACACTCTATCTGGCGGTGAAAGTCAACGTATTAACTTAGCAACTTCTCTTGGTAGTAGTTTGGTTGGTTCTATGTATATTTTAGATGAACCTAGTATAGGTTTACATCCAAAAGATACCGAACGTTTAATAAAAGTACTAAAAGATTTACGCAATTTAGGCAATACAGTTATTGTGGTTGAACACGATGAAGATATTATGAAGGCTGCCGATTTAATTATAGATATTGGCCCAGAAGCAGGAACTTTTGGTGGAGAAATTGTTGCTGAAGGTACTTATAAAGAAATACTAAAATCCAACTCTTTAACGGCTCACTATTTAAATAACACACAGCAAATTGAAGTTCCAAAAACAAGAAGAACTTCAAAAAATGCAGTTACTGTAATTGGAGCAAGAGAAAATAATTTAAAAAATATCAATGTTACTTTTCCATTGAATTGCCTAACCGTAATTACAGGTGTTTCTGGAAGTGGTAAAAGCACCTTGGTTAGTAAAATTTTGTTTCCAGCCATTCAAAAGAAAATTGGCGGTTACGGCGAAAAGGTTGGTCAGTTTACCGAAATTACAGGCAATTTTAAATCCATTGAACATATAGAATTTATCAACCAAAACCCAATTGGCCGTTCAAGCAGATCAAATCCTGTTACTTACATAAAAGCCTATGACGATATTAGAGCGTTATTTGCTTCAGAAAAATTATCGAAAATAAGAAACTACCAACCAAAACATTTTTCTTTTAATGTTGAAGGCGGACGTTGCGAAGTTTGTAAAGGAGAAGGTGAAGTAACCGTAGAAATGCAATTTATGGCAGATGTGCATTTAGAGTGTGAAGCTTGCAAAGGAATGCGTTTTAAAAAAGAAATTTTAGAAGTTAAATTTTATAAAAAAAATATAAATGATATTTTAAATAGCACTATAGACGATGCTATTTCCTTTTTTAAAGAACATAACGAAACTAAAATTGTAAAAAAATTACAACCTCTACAAGATGTAGGTTTGGGTTATGTAACATTAGGACAGTCTTCTTCAACACTTTCTGGTGGTGAAGCACAACGTATTAAATTAGCTTCATTTTTAGTTAAAGGCACGCGACAAAGTAAATCGTTATTTATTTTTGATGAACCTACAACTGGTTTGCACTTTCACGACATTAAAAAATTATTGAAATCGTTTAATGCTTTAATTAAAAATGGACATTCTATAATTGTAATTGAGCATAATATAGACTTAATTAAATGTGCCGATTATATTATAGATTTAGGAAAAGAAGGTGGTAAAAATGGAGGTTCTCTCCTATTTCAAGGTACACCAGAAGCACTAATTAAATGTAAAGGTTCTTTAACAGCACCTTATTTAGCCGAAAAGTTAAACGTATAA
- a CDS encoding RNA polymerase sigma factor has product MQSKVISDSVLVNDYINGNEKSLETLIVRHKQRIFSFILSKVLDREIAEDIFQDTFIKVINTLKRGKYNEEGKFLPWVMRIAHNLVIDHFRRNKRIPTFKNTDEFDIFTVISDEVLNVEKQLIKDQILDDIRGLIVELPDDQKEVLVMRMYKDMSFKEIAENTDVSINTALGRMRYALINLRKLIEKHNIVLVN; this is encoded by the coding sequence ATGCAAAGTAAAGTTATATCCGATAGCGTTTTAGTTAACGACTATATAAATGGTAATGAAAAGTCTTTAGAAACTTTAATTGTTCGTCATAAACAGCGAATTTTTAGTTTTATATTGTCTAAAGTACTCGATAGAGAAATTGCAGAAGATATTTTTCAAGATACTTTTATTAAAGTTATAAATACCTTAAAAAGAGGTAAATATAATGAAGAAGGTAAGTTTTTACCATGGGTTATGCGTATAGCTCATAATTTAGTAATTGATCATTTTAGAAGAAATAAAAGAATTCCAACATTTAAAAATACCGACGAGTTTGATATTTTTACTGTAATAAGTGATGAAGTTTTAAATGTAGAAAAACAACTTATAAAAGATCAAATTTTAGACGATATTAGAGGTTTAATTGTTGAATTGCCCGATGATCAAAAAGAAGTTTTAGTTATGCGTATGTATAAAGACATGAGCTTTAAAGAAATTGCAGAAAATACTGATGTAAGTATAAATACTGCACTTGGAAGAATGCGTTACGCTTTAATTAACTTGAGAAAATTAATTGAAAAACACAATATTGTTTTGGTTAATTAA
- a CDS encoding endonuclease III domain-containing protein produces the protein MTKKEKIQFVIDTLEELYPKVPIPLDHKDPYTLLIAVLMSAQSTDIGVNKITPILFAKADNPYDMVKLTVEEIREIIKPVGLSPMKSKGIYGLSKILIEKHQGKVPQNYKDLEELPAVGHKTASVVMSQAFGFPAFPVDTHIHRLLYRWGISNGKNVEQSEKDAKRLFPKELWNKLHLQIIFYGREYSPARGWDIEKDIITKTIGRKSILNKIKNG, from the coding sequence ATGACAAAAAAAGAAAAAATTCAATTTGTAATTGATACTCTTGAAGAATTATATCCAAAAGTTCCAATTCCTTTAGACCATAAAGATCCGTATACGCTACTAATTGCAGTTTTAATGTCTGCCCAAAGCACAGATATTGGAGTTAATAAAATTACACCTATTTTATTTGCAAAAGCTGATAATCCGTACGATATGGTAAAACTCACGGTAGAAGAAATACGAGAAATTATAAAACCTGTTGGATTATCTCCTATGAAATCTAAAGGCATTTATGGATTATCTAAAATATTGATAGAAAAACACCAAGGAAAAGTTCCTCAAAATTATAAAGATTTAGAAGAATTACCAGCTGTAGGTCATAAAACTGCAAGCGTTGTTATGAGTCAAGCCTTTGGGTTCCCTGCATTTCCCGTAGACACTCACATTCACAGATTATTATATCGTTGGGGTATATCAAATGGAAAAAATGTTGAACAAAGTGAAAAAGATGCCAAACGTTTATTCCCTAAAGAATTATGGAACAAGCTTCATTTACAAATTATATTTTATGGTAGAGAATATTCTCCTGCTAGAGGCTGGGATATTGAGAAGGATATAATTACTAAAACCATTGGTAGAAAATCTATTTTAAATAAAATAAAAAATGGCTAA